One Candidatus Zixiibacteriota bacterium DNA window includes the following coding sequences:
- the ricT gene encoding regulatory iron-sulfur-containing complex subunit RicT: MPDLYVLDFKGNRKDYYFNTFYHSLRLRDYVIVQSERGEDMGLLNKKVMKELDFSDTEKPCSILRPASEEDRRNLIKNRVDEQASWNKVMELIDKHKLEMKLVDIEYQFDRNKMTFYFTAEHRVDFRALVRDLAAEYKTRIELRQIGVRDEAKRIGGFGICGLQQCCCSFLKDFDPISTGDARVQGLSLNPTKISGNCGRLLCCLKYESAHYAEVRSKYPEIGERYSTPTGEGVIDRINVFEDYMVVKHENGEEVKVYGSDLKKKERKQTSFFQKWREALKIDKTE; encoded by the coding sequence ATGCCTGATTTGTATGTCCTAGATTTCAAAGGGAACCGTAAGGATTATTACTTCAACACTTTTTATCATTCCTTGAGACTGAGGGACTATGTCATAGTCCAGTCTGAGCGGGGAGAAGATATGGGGCTTCTGAATAAGAAGGTGATGAAGGAGTTGGATTTTTCGGATACTGAGAAGCCGTGTTCCATTCTCCGCCCCGCCAGCGAGGAAGATAGAAGGAACTTGATTAAAAATCGTGTCGATGAGCAGGCCTCATGGAACAAGGTCATGGAGCTGATCGATAAGCATAAGCTGGAAATGAAATTAGTGGATATTGAATATCAATTTGACCGCAACAAAATGACTTTCTATTTCACCGCTGAGCATCGGGTTGATTTCCGGGCGCTGGTGCGTGACCTGGCGGCCGAATACAAGACCAGAATCGAACTGCGACAGATTGGGGTGCGTGATGAGGCCAAACGGATCGGCGGGTTCGGAATCTGCGGTCTCCAGCAATGCTGTTGTTCATTTCTGAAGGATTTTGATCCGATTTCAACGGGCGATGCCCGGGTGCAAGGGCTCTCGCTTAATCCGACGAAGATCTCCGGCAATTGCGGCAGGCTCCTCTGCTGCCTGAAATATGAATCGGCGCACTATGCCGAGGTACGCAGTAAATATCCCGAAATCGGCGAGAGATATTCCACGCCGACCGGCGAGGGGGTCATTGACCGGATAAATGTTTTTGAGGACTATATGGTGGTCAAGCATGAAAACGGCGAGGAAGTTAAAGTTTACGGCAGCGATCTGAAGAAGAAAGAAAGAAAACAGACCTCTTTCTTTCAGAAATGGCGCGAGGCCTTGAAAATTGATAAAACCGAATGA
- a CDS encoding peptidoglycan DD-metalloendopeptidase family protein: MIGGKRFLVTAAAVLGMVITLISVTFAQSGDLVNQKKELEKIRRDIEKTQQNLDSLQNAEKRVLNEISDYDQRAAANETVLRRLNQQLTAIRGDIQGSRTRLEDSQARLRSSRSRYIGNLNYYYSGIRWGGITQNNEILMEREAYLRLRYLRTLAAYDKIQLSRSSEYLKEAEKEYQYLINREKTVDEVRKKKKSEYTIVASQKQKRERDLSRLRRNKDSETERLEALSDAARQMEEVVARLETARKKREKAAAPSEFKYATGNFASYKGRLPTPLAGTITKGFGWSTDPITKLKSFSPGIEIVGKKKSSVAAVADGVVAYVGNLRGYGNFVIIEHEDGYYSTYAGIDNLSVEQGQKIGRNEKLGIISSGNLKFELRRGKESLDPVEWIRIDYFR, encoded by the coding sequence ATGATAGGCGGGAAGCGGTTTCTGGTAACGGCGGCGGCTGTTTTGGGTATGGTCATCACTCTTATTTCCGTCACATTTGCTCAATCCGGCGACCTGGTTAATCAGAAGAAGGAATTGGAGAAAATAAGACGGGATATTGAAAAAACTCAGCAGAATCTCGATTCGCTTCAGAACGCCGAAAAGAGAGTGCTGAATGAAATATCCGATTATGATCAGCGGGCGGCCGCCAATGAAACTGTCCTGAGGAGACTCAATCAGCAGTTGACAGCAATCAGGGGTGATATTCAGGGTTCCAGAACTCGTCTGGAGGATTCGCAGGCGCGTCTCAGATCCTCCAGAAGCAGATATATCGGGAACCTGAATTACTATTATTCCGGAATCCGGTGGGGCGGTATTACTCAGAACAACGAAATTCTTATGGAAAGAGAGGCTTATCTGCGGCTCCGTTACTTAAGGACTCTGGCGGCGTATGATAAGATACAGCTCTCACGCTCCTCGGAATATCTGAAAGAAGCGGAGAAAGAGTATCAGTATCTTATTAACCGCGAAAAGACCGTCGATGAAGTCCGGAAAAAGAAAAAAAGCGAATACACGATAGTTGCATCACAGAAACAAAAACGGGAGCGGGATCTTTCCCGCCTTCGCCGCAATAAGGACAGTGAAACGGAACGTCTGGAAGCGCTCTCGGATGCCGCGCGCCAAATGGAAGAGGTGGTCGCCCGTCTTGAGACCGCTAGAAAAAAGCGCGAGAAAGCGGCTGCCCCGAGTGAATTCAAATACGCAACCGGGAATTTTGCATCGTATAAGGGGAGACTGCCGACGCCTCTTGCCGGAACAATAACCAAAGGATTTGGCTGGAGCACCGACCCGATCACCAAGCTAAAATCATTTTCGCCCGGGATCGAAATTGTCGGCAAGAAAAAATCATCGGTGGCGGCGGTGGCCGATGGGGTCGTAGCGTATGTGGGGAATCTCCGCGGTTACGGCAATTTCGTCATTATCGAACATGAGGACGGTTATTATTCGACTTATGCGGGGATCGACAATTTGTCTGTGGAGCAGGGACAGAAAATCGGCCGAAATGAGAAATTGGGGATTATCAGTTCCGGAAATCTGAAATTTGAATTGCGCCGGGGAAAGGAATCGCTCGACCCGGTAGAATGGATCAGAATTGACTATTTTCGATAG
- a CDS encoding permease-like cell division protein FtsX: protein MSRLLFLIGKAAGNIVTRPLGAISSFLSLLLLFLLFDLVWIGTLTASHYYDQMIANIDMEIFIDDRLPDSTTSVLSAALRRLDGVATVEYVSRDDARARLYDLMGSDLLEGFDENPLPRSLIVTFKPELLNSMWLERFTNNVKRLQGVAEIFYARDWLNKAQTGKIIVGRVLLFLGLVIFLASGLNLIQTVRLSMRARWAELMQLNLLGAGRGFCTLPYWLEGVFFAVVSAVAGWCIIMYGSLYLSYGDIIITYPSLIQILYFCLGAGAVGLLGAYVGSRRAL, encoded by the coding sequence ATGAGCCGCCTCCTATTTCTTATCGGTAAAGCCGCCGGCAATATTGTTACGCGGCCATTGGGCGCAATAAGCTCATTTCTATCCCTGCTTCTGCTTTTTCTCCTTTTCGATTTGGTTTGGATTGGAACGCTGACCGCATCGCATTACTATGATCAGATGATAGCCAATATTGATATGGAGATTTTTATCGATGACCGACTTCCCGATTCGACAACATCGGTTCTCAGCGCCGCTCTCCGCCGTCTGGATGGAGTCGCAACCGTGGAATATGTCTCACGCGATGATGCCCGGGCGCGTTTATATGACCTGATGGGTTCTGACCTTCTGGAAGGATTCGATGAAAATCCTTTGCCCCGCTCTCTAATTGTTACATTCAAGCCGGAGTTGTTGAATTCCATGTGGCTGGAGCGCTTTACCAATAATGTAAAAAGATTGCAGGGAGTGGCAGAAATTTTCTATGCCCGGGACTGGCTGAACAAAGCTCAAACGGGGAAGATAATAGTCGGCCGGGTTCTGCTTTTTCTGGGGTTGGTCATTTTTCTTGCGAGCGGTTTGAACCTGATTCAGACGGTGCGACTATCAATGCGCGCCAGATGGGCCGAACTGATGCAGTTGAACCTGCTCGGGGCGGGGAGAGGATTTTGTACCTTACCCTATTGGCTGGAAGGTGTTTTCTTTGCCGTGGTTTCGGCGGTGGCCGGGTGGTGCATAATAATGTATGGCTCGCTCTATCTCTCCTACGGGGATATTATCATTACATATCCTTCTCTGATTCAAATTCTGTACTTTTGTCTGGGAGCCGGCGCAGTCGGCCTGTTGGGAGCGTATGTCGGTTCGCGGCGGGCATTATGA
- a CDS encoding ATP-binding cassette domain-containing protein, translated as MISKEKIVELVAVSLSNEAGLRIFENLNLALCSGETALIIGPTGSGKTSLMELLIGARKPDSGEVILFGRTLNLKNERQINEIRRRIGGVGGIFDLVPGLTVADNLVYPLSIRGDALSVQRAKLKQILTQFNLLSKKREKISNLTRGERLLVMLGRGVIADQPLLLIDEPLDRLESAAANELLGILKRLSVAGHAMIIFTTGQGAFDFPGVMAFHIKDGRLQ; from the coding sequence TTGATTAGTAAAGAGAAAATCGTAGAACTGGTTGCAGTATCGCTCTCCAATGAAGCGGGGCTCCGGATTTTTGAAAATCTCAATCTGGCTCTCTGTTCGGGAGAAACGGCGCTTATTATCGGGCCGACCGGCAGCGGAAAAACCTCTCTAATGGAGCTTCTTATAGGAGCTCGGAAGCCCGATTCGGGAGAGGTCATTCTATTTGGCAGAACTCTTAATCTTAAAAATGAACGTCAGATAAACGAGATCCGGAGGCGGATCGGCGGGGTGGGTGGGATTTTCGACCTTGTTCCCGGCCTGACGGTAGCCGACAATCTGGTTTATCCATTGTCCATCAGGGGAGATGCTCTTTCGGTGCAAAGGGCGAAATTGAAACAGATATTGACACAATTTAATCTGCTGAGCAAGAAACGGGAGAAGATCTCCAATCTTACTCGCGGAGAGAGACTTCTGGTCATGCTGGGGAGAGGGGTTATAGCCGACCAGCCGCTACTTCTAATTGATGAGCCGCTGGATCGGCTTGAATCGGCTGCGGCCAATGAACTTCTGGGGATTCTTAAGAGGCTGTCGGTCGCAGGGCATGCGATGATAATCTTCACAACCGGCCAAGGAGCCTTTGATTTCCCCGGGGTCATGGCTTTCCATATCAAGGATGGTCGTCTGCAATGA
- a CDS encoding YCF48-related protein — protein sequence MKALPAIILLIFLIFASNGHAQWHKIPSGIVDDIRGISFCAENVGYGVTSRGAILRFTGLGQPWKIDTLAGTRLLEDVFFFSGGRKGFAYGSTGSFFATEDGGLNWTPYKFDTSLWLGDIAFLDSKHGFLVGYDIHDPQNKGTLFHTSNSGKKWDTLSVSGRQLQTIDISPQGVITVSGAEKIFISRDKGKTWETPDVPSGLTIKAVAIRSNQGIMVGMGGALALSNDAGKTWIKWNAFANNIHLFSLLMLSPTAAYAVGSDGYILYTDDAGKNWIPQASASPYQLLDIQLIGNRIFACGSNGTVVYRNLEE from the coding sequence ATGAAAGCGCTACCCGCGATTATTCTTCTGATTTTTTTGATCTTCGCTTCCAACGGACATGCCCAATGGCATAAGATTCCCTCCGGCATTGTTGATGATATTCGGGGAATCTCGTTCTGCGCGGAAAATGTCGGCTATGGCGTCACTTCTCGAGGCGCCATTCTCAGGTTCACCGGCCTTGGCCAACCGTGGAAAATCGATACGCTTGCCGGCACCAGGCTTCTGGAAGATGTTTTCTTCTTCAGCGGTGGCCGGAAAGGCTTTGCCTATGGCTCCACCGGCTCATTCTTCGCCACGGAAGACGGGGGGCTGAATTGGACACCTTATAAATTCGATACCAGCCTCTGGCTCGGCGACATAGCCTTTCTGGATTCGAAGCATGGCTTTCTGGTCGGCTATGATATTCATGATCCCCAAAATAAAGGGACTCTCTTCCATACTTCGAATAGTGGAAAAAAATGGGACACCCTTTCTGTTTCGGGACGGCAGCTCCAGACAATAGATATTTCCCCGCAGGGGGTCATCACGGTCAGCGGGGCCGAGAAGATTTTTATTTCCCGGGATAAAGGAAAGACTTGGGAAACGCCGGATGTCCCCAGTGGACTGACTATCAAGGCTGTGGCCATCCGCAGCAATCAGGGAATTATGGTCGGGATGGGTGGCGCCCTGGCCCTATCTAATGATGCCGGGAAAACATGGATAAAATGGAATGCTTTTGCTAATAATATCCATCTCTTCAGCCTCTTGATGCTCAGTCCGACTGCCGCCTATGCAGTCGGCTCTGACGGCTACATCCTTTACACCGATGATGCCGGAAAAAACTGGATACCCCAGGCCAGCGCCTCCCCATACCAGCTTCTCGATATTCAACTGATCGGAAATAGAATCTTCGCCTGCGGTAGCAACGGCACGGTGGTCTACAGGAATTTAGAGGAGTAA
- a CDS encoding rubredoxin: MPKWECEVCGYVYDPAKGDPQGGAEPGTLFENLPHEWVCPVCGADKDQFHPLKF, encoded by the coding sequence ATGCCCAAATGGGAATGTGAAGTTTGCGGATATGTTTATGACCCAGCCAAAGGCGACCCCCAGGGAGGCGCCGAGCCGGGAACTCTGTTTGAGAATTTACCCCATGAATGGGTCTGCCCGGTTTGTGGAGCTGATAAGGACCAGTTCCATCCGCTCAAATTCTGA
- a CDS encoding PKD domain-containing protein: protein MKAVRFLSIATICVVVLLPVLASAQSLIAVPECVTYDSVRDRYFVSNATNGRVIQIDSNGVESIFWTSPGYAMSSHIKDNRFYISTEFTPAAVVILDLETGTLIKRIVVTGSAQLDGMTTDTSGNLYVVDANLRCVYKIDLDDDSYFKLAMVSLSPQDIYFDASRNRLLVAGYTANARVEAVSLPAGIVTTVVQTPFGWIDGIACDNQGRYYFSCGTEGNIYRYDSTLTNPPVCISTGHSQPSNIGYDLEHDILMVPNFNGARVDFIGTNADFTVDTRYGNLPLNVNFSGTSINHPSVDAWNWRFDDGGTATGQNASHTFTTRGMHEVDLNITVGSETFLRRKKSFICALADTSVAGQINAPIGSKISIPLYAGGTVYLNRMVVPMTYSGLVNLKFDSFSTAGCLTNDFPTKYLSLNDSTARQLCLILEGGQLVPGRNMIAKVYFSIISGTTGQETILSLDGFGENLPSFAGSGISYTPDLAPGKVKIFVCGDANGSGITNIADVTFIINFLYKGGPPPVPPASGDLNKSGNINIQDVTYLINYLYKSGPAPNCPAV, encoded by the coding sequence ATGAAGGCTGTTCGTTTCTTGTCGATTGCCACAATCTGTGTCGTCGTTCTGCTGCCGGTTCTTGCCTCGGCCCAGAGCCTCATTGCCGTGCCGGAGTGTGTCACGTATGATTCGGTGCGGGATCGATACTTTGTCTCGAATGCCACTAATGGGCGAGTCATCCAAATCGATTCCAACGGTGTCGAGTCAATTTTCTGGACCAGCCCCGGATATGCCATGAGCAGCCATATCAAGGATAATCGTTTTTATATCTCCACCGAATTTACTCCCGCAGCCGTGGTTATCCTGGACTTGGAAACAGGCACTTTGATAAAGAGAATTGTTGTCACCGGGTCGGCACAGTTGGACGGAATGACCACCGATACATCGGGAAATCTATATGTAGTCGACGCCAACTTGCGCTGCGTATACAAGATTGATCTTGATGATGATTCCTATTTCAAACTGGCCATGGTGTCGCTCAGCCCCCAGGATATTTATTTTGATGCCTCTCGGAATCGGCTCCTGGTGGCCGGATATACCGCCAACGCCCGGGTGGAAGCAGTTAGTCTTCCCGCCGGCATTGTAACCACTGTCGTCCAGACCCCTTTTGGATGGATCGATGGCATTGCGTGCGATAATCAGGGGCGGTACTATTTCTCCTGCGGTACTGAAGGAAACATTTATCGCTATGACAGCACTCTGACCAATCCGCCGGTATGTATTTCAACCGGGCACAGCCAACCTTCCAATATCGGCTACGACCTGGAGCATGATATTCTGATGGTGCCCAATTTCAACGGCGCCCGGGTCGATTTTATCGGCACCAACGCCGACTTCACGGTCGATACTCGATACGGGAATCTTCCCCTGAACGTGAATTTCTCCGGAACCTCTATCAACCATCCGTCGGTTGATGCCTGGAATTGGCGTTTCGATGACGGCGGGACCGCGACCGGTCAGAACGCCAGTCACACCTTTACGACCCGCGGCATGCACGAGGTCGACCTTAACATAACGGTGGGATCCGAGACATTTCTACGCCGTAAAAAGAGTTTTATCTGCGCTCTGGCCGATACATCCGTGGCCGGGCAAATAAATGCCCCGATCGGCTCGAAAATTTCAATCCCTCTTTATGCCGGCGGCACGGTTTATCTGAACCGAATGGTTGTCCCTATGACCTATTCTGGGCTGGTTAATCTCAAGTTCGATTCTTTCTCGACGGCCGGCTGCCTTACCAATGACTTTCCGACCAAATACCTAAGCTTAAACGATAGTACTGCCCGGCAACTCTGTCTTATTCTTGAGGGCGGTCAGCTGGTGCCGGGTCGAAACATGATTGCCAAAGTCTATTTCAGCATCATCTCCGGAACGACGGGGCAGGAGACGATTCTCTCGCTCGACGGATTCGGCGAAAATCTGCCGAGTTTTGCCGGAAGCGGCATTTCCTACACGCCGGACCTGGCCCCGGGCAAAGTCAAGATCTTTGTCTGCGGAGATGCCAACGGCAGCGGCATAACAAATATCGCGGATGTCACGTTTATCATTAATTTCCTGTATAAAGGCGGCCCTCCGCCGGTTCCGCCGGCGAGCGGGGATCTTAACAAATCGGGAAATATCAACATTCAGGATGTAACCTATTTAATCAATTATTTATATAAGAGTGGACCGGCACCCAACTGCCCGGCGGTCTAG
- a CDS encoding RNA polymerase sigma factor, whose amino-acid sequence MAENKIETLWKAAREGQKDAENELFKHLSARFHFFAFHRIWDSEDRKEVVQAALTVVFSEYRKIEFTRSFGAWAYRVLDNQVLSYIQTRKRQAGRNEELPESDYLPDLAGLGDKPGLKRQLLECLRKIGKRNVIYIRTLNFHYQGYSTDEICRKLEITRANLYSILSRARSMLQACLEKGGKYDG is encoded by the coding sequence ATGGCTGAAAACAAAATCGAAACTCTGTGGAAAGCAGCCCGGGAAGGTCAAAAAGATGCTGAAAACGAGCTTTTTAAGCATCTTTCGGCAAGATTCCACTTCTTTGCTTTCCATAGGATATGGGATAGTGAAGATAGAAAAGAGGTGGTTCAGGCCGCGCTGACCGTGGTTTTCAGCGAATACAGAAAAATAGAGTTCACCCGGAGTTTCGGCGCCTGGGCTTATCGGGTCCTTGATAACCAGGTTCTGAGTTATATTCAGACGAGGAAACGACAGGCCGGGAGAAATGAAGAGCTGCCCGAATCCGATTATCTGCCTGATTTGGCCGGCCTCGGGGATAAGCCGGGATTGAAGCGGCAGCTTCTGGAATGTCTGAGAAAAATAGGGAAAAGAAATGTGATTTATATCCGAACCCTCAATTTCCATTATCAGGGATATTCAACCGACGAGATTTGCCGGAAACTGGAGATTACTCGGGCCAACCTCTATTCCATTTTATCGCGTGCCCGTTCGATGCTGCAAGCCTGTTTGGAGAAAGGCGGAAAATATGACGGCTGA
- a CDS encoding FlgO family outer membrane protein: MTAENSHRHYEEMFHAYELGMLDDEERQELEEHLTECDQCFEKIKQMQAASLILRHDGDVRKTVGDIESKFDGGEARSKIRWSRLWPAYAVITFLLVMLLKPWKIEFSPGQEAIAAQNRLAIIKFENLADPSDSLRWGQMMAHLLISDLAEQASIQIVSEQRLFDASSELEIGDSAQISQKKALELGKRTNAKLILIGQIMQDSGRIAVNTQIVDVESGAVKAAQRVVSDSGMNLFTLVDRLTVQIREDLALREPPSGKSETSVADITTHSLEAYRYFQIGVDYYQHGAWIRAEENFVKAVAIDSTMGMAYYYLSFLRGSWESEKTIDQALRYIDRVGWRERYLIRSWAAYIKGNYVEAIAEMMKLVEKVPDDKKAYYWLGLFNLNLPLKSEAIRYLSRAVEIDPKFTPALSALAYTYGKIGDFVNALKIADRYIALAPEVPGSYLAKGKILTEAGRFDEAIISGKTALEKDPRSFEALHFLVLIYMIQDKYGLVEEYLNRMAADSNILVRESGHLYLAYLPILRGDLIKALSLLESDSALHREAVQKGAFPYNDLLRAMIYEELGETAKALDIMIGTEKIVEEFYPDNKITWDYYIIQLMSELGRFEDAQKRLTRLEDILKVREQREQYQFHYGAGAIALARHDYRTAIDELDRATRISGSDAFFVCYMLGRAYFEAGKYIEAVEAFERRIKSVDSYRFFHSVWLAKAYYYLGESYDRLNQKDQAIEYYSKFLYHWGNRNPHTPLIDQARRRLSALGGQSPVTP; encoded by the coding sequence ATGACGGCTGAGAACAGCCACCGGCATTATGAAGAGATGTTCCATGCCTATGAGCTGGGAATGCTCGATGATGAGGAGCGGCAGGAGCTGGAGGAGCATCTCACGGAGTGCGACCAGTGTTTTGAAAAAATTAAGCAAATGCAAGCTGCGTCCCTCATTTTAAGGCATGATGGTGATGTCAGGAAGACCGTCGGCGACATAGAATCCAAGTTTGACGGAGGTGAAGCCCGATCGAAAATAAGGTGGTCGCGGCTATGGCCGGCTTATGCCGTTATCACATTCCTGCTGGTTATGCTTCTTAAGCCCTGGAAAATAGAATTCAGCCCCGGCCAGGAAGCGATCGCGGCCCAGAATCGTCTGGCAATAATAAAATTCGAAAATCTCGCCGACCCAAGTGATTCTCTGCGGTGGGGACAAATGATGGCTCATCTCCTGATTTCCGATCTCGCAGAACAAGCGTCCATACAAATTGTGTCCGAGCAGCGCCTTTTTGATGCCTCTTCGGAACTGGAGATCGGCGATTCCGCTCAAATTAGTCAAAAGAAGGCACTTGAATTGGGGAAGCGAACGAATGCAAAATTGATACTCATCGGACAGATAATGCAGGATAGCGGACGCATCGCCGTCAATACGCAGATTGTCGATGTAGAAAGTGGTGCCGTAAAGGCGGCGCAACGGGTTGTTTCCGATTCCGGGATGAACCTGTTTACTCTTGTTGACAGGCTGACCGTCCAGATCCGAGAGGACCTTGCCCTTCGGGAACCCCCTTCCGGGAAAAGTGAGACCAGTGTGGCCGACATCACGACTCATTCGCTGGAAGCCTATCGCTATTTTCAGATCGGCGTCGACTACTATCAGCACGGCGCATGGATAAGAGCGGAGGAGAATTTTGTGAAAGCTGTGGCCATCGATTCGACCATGGGCATGGCCTATTATTACCTCTCCTTTCTCAGAGGGAGCTGGGAGAGTGAAAAGACTATTGATCAGGCTTTGCGATATATCGACCGGGTCGGCTGGAGGGAAAGGTATCTTATTCGCAGCTGGGCGGCCTACATTAAAGGCAACTATGTCGAGGCCATAGCCGAGATGATGAAGCTGGTTGAAAAGGTACCGGATGATAAGAAAGCCTACTATTGGCTGGGCCTATTCAATTTAAATCTCCCTCTTAAATCTGAGGCCATTCGCTACCTTTCCCGTGCGGTCGAAATAGATCCCAAATTCACTCCGGCCCTGAGCGCTCTCGCGTATACTTATGGCAAGATCGGGGATTTTGTGAATGCACTCAAAATAGCGGATCGATATATCGCCCTGGCGCCCGAAGTACCGGGGTCGTACTTGGCCAAGGGTAAAATCCTCACCGAAGCGGGCCGCTTCGATGAAGCCATCATTTCAGGAAAGACGGCTCTTGAAAAAGACCCGCGTTCCTTTGAGGCGCTTCATTTCCTTGTTCTTATCTATATGATACAAGACAAATATGGCCTGGTAGAAGAGTATCTCAATCGGATGGCCGCCGATAGCAATATCCTCGTGCGGGAATCGGGACATCTTTATCTGGCCTACCTCCCCATCTTACGGGGTGATCTAATAAAAGCTCTCAGCCTGCTGGAATCGGACAGTGCCCTGCATCGGGAAGCCGTGCAAAAAGGCGCCTTTCCGTATAACGACCTGCTGCGAGCGATGATTTACGAAGAGTTGGGCGAAACGGCTAAGGCTCTGGATATAATGATCGGGACCGAGAAAATCGTCGAAGAATTTTATCCCGACAACAAAATCACCTGGGATTATTACATAATCCAGCTTATGTCCGAGCTGGGCCGGTTTGAAGATGCTCAGAAGCGCCTGACCCGCCTGGAAGACATTCTAAAGGTCCGGGAGCAGAGAGAACAATATCAGTTTCACTACGGCGCGGGCGCCATCGCGCTTGCCCGACATGACTACCGCACGGCCATAGATGAGCTTGACCGAGCCACCCGAATATCGGGGTCCGATGCCTTCTTTGTTTGCTATATGTTGGGTCGGGCCTATTTTGAAGCGGGAAAGTACATCGAGGCGGTCGAGGCGTTTGAACGTCGGATTAAAAGCGTCGACTCTTACCGGTTTTTCCACTCTGTCTGGCTGGCAAAAGCATATTACTACCTGGGCGAATCGTACGATCGCCTGAATCAGAAAGATCAGGCCATAGAGTACTATAGTAAATTTCTCTATCACTGGGGGAATCGAAACCCGCATACTCCTTTGATCGATCAGGCTCGCCGGCGGTTGTCCGCTCTTGGGGGACAGAGCCCGGTAACGCCCTGA